One genomic window of Azospirillum sp. TSH100 includes the following:
- a CDS encoding VOC family protein — MSIDGITGLDHLVIATRDLDAARDAYARLGFTVTPRGHHTQLKSANHTILFPTGTYLELLGIEEQRPVNAHYAAFLRQREGIAAVALKTPDARAAAGPLTAAGFPASDPVDFGRPVELPDGSRDANFTITQIDPAATPAGRVFLCQHHTPDLVWRPDQMEHANGATGLAALVIAAADPDAVATTYARLLGGTVTDRGSARVVEPAQQGDGQVPVLVATPDRLHWAWTADPAFTKATLPFFAGFVLRVADPAKTQQALQKSKFPTVVGEGVMRVGSASACGAMVAFAQDFDLDSLIP; from the coding sequence ATGAGCATCGACGGCATCACCGGACTGGACCATCTGGTCATCGCCACCCGCGACCTCGACGCGGCGCGCGACGCCTACGCCCGGCTCGGTTTCACCGTGACGCCGCGTGGCCACCACACCCAGTTGAAGTCGGCCAACCACACCATTCTGTTCCCCACCGGCACCTATCTGGAGCTGCTGGGCATTGAGGAACAGCGGCCGGTCAACGCCCATTACGCCGCCTTCCTGCGCCAACGCGAGGGCATCGCCGCCGTCGCCTTGAAGACCCCGGACGCCCGCGCCGCCGCCGGTCCGCTGACCGCCGCCGGTTTCCCGGCGTCGGATCCCGTCGATTTCGGCCGGCCGGTGGAGTTGCCGGACGGCAGCCGTGACGCCAATTTCACCATCACCCAGATCGACCCGGCCGCCACCCCGGCGGGACGTGTCTTCCTGTGCCAGCACCATACGCCCGATCTGGTCTGGCGCCCCGACCAGATGGAACACGCCAACGGTGCCACCGGGCTGGCAGCGCTGGTGATCGCCGCCGCCGATCCCGATGCGGTCGCCACAACCTATGCCCGGCTGCTCGGCGGCACCGTCACCGACCGTGGCTCCGCCCGTGTTGTGGAGCCGGCGCAACAGGGCGACGGGCAGGTTCCCGTACTGGTCGCCACCCCGGACCGGCTGCACTGGGCCTGGACCGCCGATCCGGCCTTCACCAAGGCCACCCTGCCCTTCTTCGCCGGTTTCGTGCTGCGGGTTGCCGATCCGGCGAAGACCCAGCAGGCCTTGCAGAAAAGCAAATTTCCGACGGTGGTCGGCGAAGGCGTGATGCGGGTCGGATCGGCCAGCGCCTGCGGCGCCATGGTGGCGTTCGCCCAGGACTTCGACCTCGACAGCCTGATACCCTGA
- a CDS encoding electron transfer flavoprotein subunit alpha/FixB family protein: MPILILADHDNASLKPATANAVTAAARLGGDVHILVAGCNAAPAAEQAARLAGVAKVLLADDAAYEHALAEPVAALLVSLAPAYSHLLAAATSAGKNVLPRVAALLDVAMISDITAVVSADSFERPIYAGNAIATVQSADAVKVITVRTTAFEAAAATGSAAVESVAAVADPALSSFVSAELSKSERPELTSARIVISGGRGMQSGDNFHLLEAIADKLGAAVGASRAAVDAGFVPNDYQVGQTGKIVAPDLYVAVGISGAIQHLAGMKDSKIIVAINKDEEAPIFQVADYGLVADLFKALPDLQQAL; this comes from the coding sequence ATGCCCATCCTGATCCTTGCCGACCACGACAACGCCAGCCTCAAGCCCGCCACCGCCAACGCGGTCACCGCCGCCGCCAGGCTGGGCGGCGACGTCCACATCCTCGTCGCCGGCTGCAACGCCGCCCCGGCCGCGGAGCAGGCCGCCAGGCTGGCCGGCGTCGCCAAGGTGCTTCTCGCCGACGATGCCGCCTACGAGCATGCCCTGGCCGAGCCGGTCGCGGCCCTGCTGGTCTCGCTCGCCCCGGCCTACAGCCACCTCCTCGCCGCCGCCACTTCTGCCGGCAAGAACGTGCTGCCGCGTGTCGCCGCCCTGCTCGACGTGGCGATGATCTCCGACATCACCGCGGTGGTCTCCGCCGACAGCTTCGAGCGGCCGATCTACGCCGGCAACGCCATCGCCACCGTGCAGTCGGCCGATGCGGTGAAGGTCATCACCGTCCGCACCACCGCCTTCGAGGCCGCCGCCGCAACCGGCAGCGCCGCGGTGGAGAGCGTCGCCGCCGTTGCCGACCCGGCCCTGTCGAGCTTCGTCTCGGCCGAGCTGTCGAAGTCGGAGCGGCCGGAGCTGACCTCGGCCCGCATCGTCATTTCCGGCGGTCGCGGCATGCAGTCCGGCGACAACTTCCACCTGCTGGAGGCGATCGCTGACAAGCTGGGGGCTGCGGTCGGCGCCAGCCGCGCCGCCGTCGATGCCGGTTTCGTGCCGAACGACTATCAGGTCGGCCAGACCGGCAAGATCGTGGCGCCGGACCTCTATGTCGCTGTCGGCATCTCGGGTGCCATCCAGCATCTGGCCGGCATGAAGGACAGCAAGATCATCGTCGCCATCAACAAGGACGAGGAGGCGCCGATCTTCCAGGTCGCCGACTACGGCCTCGTCGCCGACCTGTTCAAGGCCCTGCCGGACCTCCAGCAGGCGCTGTGA
- a CDS encoding electron transfer flavoprotein subunit beta/FixA family protein codes for MKVLVPVKRVVDYNVKIRVKADGSGVETANVKMSMNPFDEIAVEEAVRLKEAGKATEIVVVSVGPTQAQETLRTALAMGADRAILVQTDVQTEPLAVAKVLKALVEKEAPGLVILGKQAIDDDCNQTGQMLAALLGWGQGTFASKIAAGDGTVAVTREIDGGLETVELKLPAVVTADLRLNEPRYASLPNIMKAKKKPLETVTPEVLGVDVAPRLKTLKVAEPAKRQAGIKVPDVATLVDKLKNEARVI; via the coding sequence ATGAAGGTGCTGGTGCCCGTTAAGCGAGTGGTCGACTACAACGTGAAGATCCGCGTCAAGGCGGATGGCAGCGGCGTCGAGACCGCCAACGTGAAGATGAGCATGAACCCCTTCGACGAGATCGCCGTCGAAGAGGCGGTGCGCCTGAAGGAAGCCGGCAAGGCGACCGAGATCGTGGTCGTGTCCGTCGGGCCGACCCAGGCCCAGGAGACCCTGCGCACCGCTCTCGCCATGGGTGCCGACCGCGCCATCCTGGTGCAGACCGACGTGCAGACCGAGCCGCTGGCCGTCGCCAAGGTGCTGAAGGCCCTGGTCGAGAAGGAGGCCCCCGGCCTCGTCATCCTCGGCAAGCAGGCGATCGACGACGACTGCAACCAGACCGGCCAGATGCTCGCCGCGCTGCTGGGCTGGGGCCAGGGCACCTTCGCCTCGAAGATCGCCGCCGGCGACGGCACGGTCGCCGTCACCCGCGAGATCGACGGCGGGCTGGAGACCGTTGAGCTGAAGCTGCCGGCGGTGGTCACCGCCGACCTGCGCCTGAACGAGCCGCGCTATGCCTCGCTGCCGAACATCATGAAGGCGAAGAAGAAGCCGCTGGAGACCGTGACGCCGGAGGTGCTTGGCGTCGACGTCGCCCCGCGCCTGAAGACGCTGAAGGTCGCCGAGCCGGCCAAGCGTCAGGCCGGCATCAAGGTGCCGGACGTCGCCACCCTGGTCGACAAGCTGAAGAACGAGGCGCGGGTGATCTGA
- a CDS encoding thioesterase family protein yields MNLIFRLLAVAAAAILAAWRGRRAGLLEPSALRFRVWPTDLDINLHMTNARYFSVMDLGRTDLMIRVGLGPAILRNRWQPVLGGATIRYRRSLRPFQRFTLVSRVLCWDDKYIFIEHRMETRGGLAALAVVQGAFVGSRGVVAPAEVLAVLGTTAASPPVPDAVAGLRGQTLSTA; encoded by the coding sequence ATGAACCTGATCTTCCGCCTGCTGGCGGTCGCCGCCGCCGCCATCCTCGCGGCTTGGCGGGGCCGACGTGCCGGACTGCTTGAGCCATCGGCATTGCGCTTCCGGGTCTGGCCGACCGATCTGGACATCAACCTGCACATGACCAACGCACGCTATTTCAGCGTGATGGATCTGGGTCGCACCGACCTGATGATCCGCGTCGGCCTGGGTCCGGCGATCCTGCGCAACCGCTGGCAGCCGGTGCTGGGCGGGGCGACCATCCGCTACCGCCGCTCGCTGCGGCCGTTCCAGCGCTTCACCCTGGTCAGCCGGGTGCTGTGCTGGGATGACAAATACATCTTCATCGAACACCGCATGGAAACGCGAGGCGGGCTGGCGGCGCTGGCCGTCGTCCAGGGCGCATTCGTCGGATCCAGGGGCGTCGTCGCCCCGGCCGAGGTTCTGGCAGTCCTCGGCACCACCGCCGCCTCGCCGCCGGTCCCCGATGCGGTCGCGGGCCTGCGCGGACAGACGCTGTCCACCGCCTAA
- a CDS encoding MerR family DNA-binding transcriptional regulator gives MEQLYTVNQLAEELGITPRALRFYEVKGLLAPNRVGNNRVYTKRDRARLKLILRGKRLGFSLAEIREYLDLYNVNGGVEQQKNLLKRVQKRLKDLAQQREDLEATVQELRDIEEQVNNTLAELKSAAKDS, from the coding sequence ATGGAACAGCTCTACACGGTCAACCAGCTTGCGGAGGAGCTGGGCATCACGCCGCGAGCCCTGCGCTTCTATGAGGTCAAGGGGCTGCTGGCGCCCAACCGCGTCGGCAACAACCGGGTCTACACGAAGCGCGACCGTGCCCGGCTGAAGCTGATCCTGCGGGGCAAGCGCCTGGGCTTCTCGCTGGCGGAAATCCGTGAATATCTCGACCTCTACAACGTCAATGGCGGGGTCGAGCAGCAGAAGAACCTGTTGAAGCGCGTGCAGAAGCGGCTGAAGGACCTCGCCCAGCAGCGCGAGGACCTGGAAGCGACCGTGCAGGAGCTGCGCGACATCGAAGAGCAGGTCAACAACACCTTGGCGGAGCTGAAATCCGCCGCGAAGGACAGCTGA
- a CDS encoding long-chain fatty acid--CoA ligase gives MPEPLAQSANPPITTADGAKNDAVHPWLTHYPTGIAWDQQFTPMPLHMLFDEAAKRYADRPCLDFLGRRYSYAEVLDLVNRAARGFQDLGVGPGVRVGLCLPNCPTYVISYFGVLKAGGTVVNYNPLYVERELEHQITDSQTEIMVTLDLKQIYPRVAAMLARTPMKRIVVCRMATILPAVKKALFSVLKRGELAAVPRDDRHVDFNSLLTNDGMLRPVRIDGLRDVAVLQYTGGTTGVPKGAMLTHHNLLSNARQVQAWFPGVALGQERVLAVLPFFHVFAMTVVLNMGLACGAELIMLPRFETEQVLRTIAKRKPTLVPGVPTMYKALLGHPQVARYPMTSIRYCISGGAPLPMELKRQFETATGCVLIEGYGLSEASPVCAANPLNGINKEGSIGLPLPGIAIEIRDLEDPTRKLGIGEKGQVAISGPNVMAGYWGRAEESDRTVVDGFLLTGDVGTMDEDGYVFLLDRLKDLIICSGYNVYPRMIEEAIYQHPDVVAACVIGLPDDYRGQTPKAFVQLKPGASLTAEALRDFLRDKISRIEMPTAIEFREELPKTAVGKLSKKELIAEAQQALSNGG, from the coding sequence ATGCCCGAGCCGCTTGCGCAGAGCGCCAACCCGCCCATCACCACCGCAGATGGCGCTAAGAATGATGCCGTCCATCCCTGGCTGACGCACTACCCGACGGGGATCGCCTGGGACCAGCAGTTCACGCCGATGCCGCTGCACATGCTGTTCGATGAGGCGGCCAAACGCTATGCCGACCGCCCCTGCCTGGACTTCCTGGGCCGCCGCTACAGCTATGCCGAGGTTCTTGATCTGGTGAACCGCGCCGCCCGCGGCTTCCAGGACCTGGGCGTCGGGCCGGGGGTGCGGGTGGGACTGTGCCTGCCGAACTGTCCGACCTACGTCATCTCCTATTTCGGGGTGCTGAAGGCCGGCGGGACCGTCGTCAACTACAACCCGCTCTATGTTGAGCGGGAGCTGGAGCACCAGATCACCGATTCGCAGACCGAAATCATGGTGACGCTGGATCTGAAGCAGATCTATCCACGCGTCGCCGCGATGCTGGCGCGCACGCCGATGAAGCGGATCGTCGTCTGCCGCATGGCGACAATCCTGCCGGCGGTGAAGAAGGCGCTGTTCAGCGTGCTGAAGCGCGGCGAGCTTGCCGCGGTCCCGCGGGACGACCGCCATGTCGATTTCAACAGCCTGTTGACCAATGATGGCATGCTGCGCCCGGTGCGCATCGACGGGCTGCGCGATGTCGCCGTGCTGCAATACACCGGCGGCACCACCGGCGTGCCCAAGGGCGCGATGCTGACCCACCACAACCTGCTGTCCAACGCACGGCAGGTGCAGGCCTGGTTCCCCGGTGTCGCCCTGGGTCAGGAGAGGGTGTTGGCCGTGCTGCCCTTTTTCCATGTCTTCGCCATGACCGTGGTGCTGAACATGGGGTTGGCCTGCGGAGCCGAGCTGATCATGCTGCCCCGATTCGAGACCGAGCAGGTATTGAGGACCATCGCCAAGCGCAAGCCGACGCTCGTCCCCGGCGTGCCGACCATGTACAAGGCGCTGCTGGGCCATCCGCAGGTCGCCCGTTATCCGATGACCTCGATCCGCTACTGCATCTCGGGCGGGGCCCCGCTGCCGATGGAGTTGAAGCGCCAATTCGAGACGGCGACCGGCTGCGTGCTGATCGAAGGCTACGGCCTGTCGGAAGCCTCTCCGGTCTGCGCCGCCAACCCGTTGAACGGCATCAACAAGGAGGGATCGATCGGCCTGCCGCTGCCCGGCATCGCCATCGAGATCCGCGATCTGGAAGACCCGACCCGCAAGCTCGGCATTGGCGAGAAGGGGCAGGTGGCGATCTCCGGACCCAACGTCATGGCCGGATATTGGGGCCGGGCGGAGGAGAGCGACCGCACCGTGGTCGATGGCTTCCTGCTGACCGGCGACGTCGGAACGATGGACGAGGACGGCTACGTCTTCCTGCTCGACCGGCTGAAGGATCTCATCATCTGCAGCGGCTACAACGTCTATCCGCGCATGATCGAGGAAGCGATCTACCAGCATCCCGACGTGGTCGCCGCCTGCGTCATCGGGCTGCCCGACGATTATCGCGGCCAGACGCCGAAGGCCTTCGTTCAGCTGAAGCCGGGCGCCAGCCTGACGGCCGAGGCCCTGCGCGACTTCCTGCGCGACAAGATCTCCCGCATCGAGATGCCGACGGCCATCGAATTCCGCGAGGAACTTCCGAAAACCGCCGTCGGCAAGCTGTCGAAGAAGGAGTTGATCGCCGAGGCGCAGCAGGCTCTATCGAACGGAGGATGA
- a CDS encoding SCP2 sterol-binding domain-containing protein, which produces MVDDILQELRSRSGDLRSLNASVRFLLGKEGEVIRVDGRTSPISISREDADSDCTIRISPENLQKLINGKLNPMLAFTMGKLKVEGSMGVAMKLAELLDD; this is translated from the coding sequence ATGGTCGACGACATTCTGCAGGAACTGCGCAGCCGCAGCGGCGATCTGCGTTCGCTCAACGCCTCTGTCCGCTTCCTGCTGGGCAAGGAGGGGGAGGTGATCCGGGTCGATGGCCGCACCAGCCCGATCAGCATCAGCCGCGAGGATGCCGACTCCGACTGCACCATCCGCATCTCGCCGGAAAACCTGCAAAAGCTGATCAACGGCAAGCTGAATCCGATGCTGGCCTTCACCATGGGCAAGCTGAAGGTCGAAGGATCGATGGGTGTCGCGATGAAGCTGGCCGAACTGCTGGACGATTGA
- a CDS encoding DUF6134 family protein produces MTTMRSICATLSAVLMAAALLTGLPGTASAQATARTLNYQILMGEDPIGSEQVRIEPQGDRTKVTVTATTRVKVLFINFRYDHKREEMWKGGALESMTATTDDDGTPHEIEMARDAGGYRLTVDGKTQQASAGVLPLTLWTPEVLKHRELLSVIDAAPYKVAARKLGAETVEAGGKTQEAAHHRIEGDVERDLWYAADGTLLKTRFKRSGYDITYILK; encoded by the coding sequence ATGACGACGATGCGCAGCATATGCGCCACCCTGTCCGCTGTCCTGATGGCGGCCGCACTGCTGACCGGTCTGCCGGGAACGGCTTCAGCGCAGGCGACCGCGCGGACGCTGAATTACCAGATCCTGATGGGCGAGGACCCGATCGGCAGCGAACAGGTGAGGATCGAGCCGCAGGGCGACCGTACCAAGGTTACCGTCACCGCCACCACGCGGGTGAAGGTGCTGTTCATCAACTTCCGCTACGACCACAAACGGGAGGAGATGTGGAAGGGTGGCGCACTGGAATCGATGACCGCCACCACCGATGATGACGGCACACCACACGAGATCGAGATGGCACGCGATGCCGGCGGCTACCGCCTGACAGTGGACGGCAAGACCCAGCAGGCGTCGGCCGGCGTCCTGCCGCTGACCCTGTGGACGCCGGAAGTGCTGAAGCATCGGGAGCTTCTGTCGGTGATCGACGCGGCCCCCTACAAGGTGGCGGCGCGCAAGCTCGGGGCGGAGACGGTGGAGGCCGGCGGCAAGACGCAGGAGGCCGCCCACCACCGCATCGAGGGCGATGTGGAGCGCGACCTGTGGTATGCGGCGGATGGCACGCTGCTGAAGACGCGCTTCAAACGCAGCGGCTATGATATCACCTATATCCTGAAGTGA
- a CDS encoding DUF1488 domain-containing protein — MPIFLFPDDPFWNEEADAVEFAVQVGEYQGRVFVTRRTLQGIVGHTPKPDEAVQQVCLNRPLFERATEQRIMARALDPDANIHLTGRDLHRAAG, encoded by the coding sequence ATGCCGATCTTCCTGTTTCCCGACGACCCCTTCTGGAACGAGGAGGCCGACGCCGTCGAGTTCGCGGTGCAGGTCGGGGAATATCAGGGCCGGGTCTTCGTCACCCGCCGTACCTTGCAGGGCATCGTCGGCCACACGCCGAAGCCGGACGAGGCGGTTCAGCAGGTCTGCCTGAACCGCCCCCTGTTCGAACGGGCGACCGAGCAGCGCATCATGGCCCGCGCGCTCGACCCCGACGCCAACATCCACCTGACCGGCCGCGACCTGCATAGGGCAGCGGGGTAG
- a CDS encoding flavin reductase family protein, whose translation MITDQPIDPLAFRSALGCFATGIAVITTIAPDGLPLGVTVNSFSSVSLDPPLVQFCLGRAAMSFEAFNVAPHFAVNILAADQEDLSNRFSRRDLQERWTGLEVVTGRGGVRLLPGCLATLECDREHLLDGGDHVIVLGRVRKLTSRDSGDPLLYFRGRYARLG comes from the coding sequence ATGATCACCGACCAGCCGATCGATCCACTTGCGTTCCGCTCCGCCCTCGGCTGCTTCGCCACCGGAATCGCCGTTATCACCACCATTGCGCCCGACGGGCTGCCGCTGGGGGTTACGGTGAACTCCTTCTCGTCGGTGTCGCTCGATCCGCCGCTGGTGCAGTTCTGCCTGGGCCGTGCGGCGATGTCCTTCGAGGCCTTCAACGTCGCTCCGCACTTCGCGGTGAACATTCTGGCCGCCGATCAGGAGGACCTGTCCAACCGCTTTTCCCGCCGTGATTTGCAGGAGCGCTGGACCGGGCTTGAGGTCGTCACCGGCCGCGGCGGTGTCCGCCTGCTGCCTGGTTGCCTCGCTACGCTGGAATGCGACCGCGAGCATCTGCTGGACGGCGGCGACCATGTCATCGTGCTGGGACGCGTCCGCAAGCTGACCTCGCGCGACAGCGGCGACCCGCTGCTGTATTTCCGCGGCCGCTATGCCCGGCTGGGCTGA
- a CDS encoding flagellar motor protein MotB, with the protein MSGNSGGNEQPIIIKKKKGGHGGHHGGAWKVAYADFVTAMMAFFLLLWLLNVTTSDQRKGIADYFSPVSVSREQSGSGGMLGGKTITVPGAQVSPSSPMSADVPVSGPPGYSAQQTEDADDPTEATAGPGQGTGPGKPGAAAPDADVADQKPNETRAEFQKRMEEMAKQLGIPGQKPGEKLSDFGERVKEAMDSLQGAAKEARQFQQAATEIRQAIQSVPELEPLAQNLMIDQTPEGLRIQIVDQDRVSMFPGGSGQMYPQTRQLVQQVAKALSKLPNKLSISGHTDSSPFPAGSGRDNWDLSTERANATRRALLAGGIDPTRIQDVIGKADRDPLVADQPNSPRNRRITMVLLRETQAAPAAGGQSGGGGAPTKAR; encoded by the coding sequence ATGAGCGGGAATTCCGGCGGCAACGAGCAGCCGATCATCATCAAGAAGAAGAAGGGCGGGCACGGTGGCCACCATGGTGGCGCCTGGAAAGTGGCCTATGCCGACTTCGTGACCGCGATGATGGCCTTCTTCCTCCTGCTGTGGCTGCTGAACGTCACCACGTCGGACCAGCGCAAGGGCATCGCCGACTATTTCTCGCCGGTGTCGGTCAGCCGTGAGCAGTCGGGCTCCGGCGGCATGCTGGGCGGCAAGACCATCACCGTGCCTGGTGCGCAGGTGTCTCCCAGCTCGCCGATGTCGGCGGATGTGCCGGTTTCGGGTCCGCCCGGCTATTCGGCTCAGCAGACCGAGGACGCCGACGACCCGACCGAAGCCACCGCCGGGCCCGGCCAGGGCACCGGCCCCGGAAAACCGGGCGCGGCCGCGCCCGATGCCGACGTTGCCGACCAGAAGCCGAACGAAACCCGCGCCGAGTTCCAGAAGCGCATGGAGGAGATGGCCAAGCAACTGGGCATCCCCGGCCAGAAGCCCGGCGAGAAGCTGTCCGATTTCGGCGAACGGGTGAAGGAGGCGATGGACAGCCTGCAGGGGGCGGCCAAGGAGGCCCGGCAGTTCCAGCAGGCGGCCACCGAGATCCGTCAGGCCATCCAGTCGGTGCCGGAACTGGAGCCGCTAGCCCAGAACCTGATGATCGACCAGACGCCGGAAGGTCTGCGCATCCAGATCGTCGATCAGGACCGCGTGTCGATGTTCCCCGGTGGTTCCGGCCAGATGTACCCGCAGACGCGCCAACTTGTGCAGCAGGTGGCGAAGGCCCTGTCCAAGCTGCCCAACAAGCTGTCGATCAGCGGCCACACCGATTCCTCGCCATTCCCGGCGGGGTCGGGCCGCGACAATTGGGATCTGTCGACAGAGCGGGCCAACGCAACGCGACGCGCCCTTCTGGCCGGCGGAATCGACCCGACGCGAATCCAGGACGTCATCGGCAAGGCCGACCGCGACCCGCTGGTCGCCGACCAACCGAACAGCCCGCGCAATCGCCGCATCACCATGGTCCTGCTGCGCGAAACCCAGGCGGCACCGGCGGCCGGCGGCCAGTCCGGTGGCGGCGGCGCTCCCACCAAAGCACGATAG
- a CDS encoding circularly permuted type 2 ATP-grasp protein, producing MSVPEGKPSDLLSSYNPGLYFDELFGAMDLPAEHTALIRQRLAALDFDELRRRAQDAERELYNLGITFIVYSDKDAVDRILPFDVIPRVISAPEWKHLEAGVTQRVAALNLFLHDIYHDQKILKDGVIPRDLVEGNHNFRPQMIGLDVPFNTYIHIMGTDLVRDRHGTFRVLEDNGRVPSGVSYVVENRHMMQRVFPDLMQDIGIRPVDNYGHKLLDAMVEIAPVDDPQVVLLSPGTYNSAYFEHIFLAREMGVPLVEGRDLVVDNDRVFMKTTNGLAPVHSIYRRLDDAFLDPKAFNPDSLLGVPGILEAYRKGNVALANAIGTGVADDKAVYCYVPRMIKYYLDQDPIIPNVDTRICREPDALQYTLDNLADLVVKPVGEAGGYGITIGPRASKAELEDCRAKLLADPSNYISQPVVDLSVCPTVCDDAIEPRHVDLRPFAITGKSTWVLPGGLSRVALKKGTLIVNSSQGGGSKDTWVLEGGAA from the coding sequence GTGAGCGTACCCGAGGGCAAACCGTCCGACCTTTTGTCATCCTACAATCCTGGCCTGTACTTCGACGAGCTGTTCGGAGCCATGGATTTGCCGGCCGAACACACGGCGCTCATACGCCAGAGGCTGGCCGCACTCGATTTCGATGAACTGCGCCGCCGCGCGCAGGATGCGGAGCGGGAGCTTTACAATCTCGGCATCACCTTCATCGTCTATTCCGACAAGGACGCCGTCGACCGCATCCTGCCGTTCGACGTCATCCCGCGGGTGATCTCCGCACCGGAATGGAAGCATCTGGAGGCGGGCGTCACGCAGCGGGTCGCCGCGCTGAACCTGTTCCTGCACGACATCTATCACGACCAGAAAATCCTGAAGGACGGGGTGATCCCGCGGGATCTGGTCGAAGGGAACCACAATTTCCGTCCGCAAATGATCGGGCTGGACGTTCCCTTCAACACCTACATCCACATCATGGGCACCGATCTGGTGCGCGACCGCCATGGCACCTTCCGCGTGCTGGAGGATAACGGCCGCGTTCCGTCCGGCGTCTCCTACGTCGTGGAAAACCGGCACATGATGCAGCGGGTCTTCCCCGACCTGATGCAGGACATCGGCATCCGGCCGGTGGACAATTACGGCCACAAGCTGCTGGACGCCATGGTGGAGATCGCGCCGGTCGACGATCCGCAGGTGGTGCTGCTGTCGCCGGGCACCTACAACTCCGCCTATTTCGAACACATCTTCCTGGCGCGCGAGATGGGCGTGCCGCTGGTGGAGGGGCGCGATCTGGTGGTGGACAACGACCGCGTCTTCATGAAGACGACCAACGGTCTGGCCCCGGTCCACTCGATCTACCGCCGCCTGGACGACGCCTTCCTCGATCCCAAGGCCTTCAACCCCGACAGTCTGCTGGGCGTGCCCGGCATTCTGGAGGCCTACCGCAAGGGCAATGTCGCGCTTGCGAACGCCATCGGCACCGGTGTCGCCGACGACAAGGCAGTCTACTGCTATGTCCCGCGGATGATCAAATATTACCTGGACCAGGATCCGATCATCCCCAACGTCGACACCCGCATCTGCCGCGAGCCGGACGCCCTGCAATACACGCTGGACAATCTGGCCGATCTGGTGGTGAAGCCGGTCGGCGAGGCCGGCGGCTACGGCATCACCATCGGTCCGCGCGCCAGCAAGGCGGAGTTGGAGGATTGCCGGGCCAAGCTGCTGGCCGATCCGTCCAACTACATCAGCCAGCCGGTGGTCGACCTGTCGGTCTGCCCGACCGTCTGCGACGACGCCATCGAGCCGCGCCACGTCGATCTGCGCCCCTTCGCCATCACCGGCAAGAGCACCTGGGTCCTGCCCGGCGGCCTGTCGCGCGTGGCGCTGAAGAAGGGAACGCTGATTGTCAACTCGTCCCAGGGCGGCGGCTCGAAGGACACCTGGGTTCTGGAAGGTGGTGCGGCATGA